The Cardiocondyla obscurior isolate alpha-2009 linkage group LG25, Cobs3.1, whole genome shotgun sequence genome has a segment encoding these proteins:
- the Dsor1 gene encoding dual specificity mitogen-activated protein kinase kinase dSOR1 isoform X2 → MSKNKLNLTLPPGSIEPVPEASPSPPVPSLPAYPEPAEMPDGMRDTLSIEILQARLEDLEMDDEQKKRLESFLGQKEKVGELSGEDFEKLGELGSGNGGVVTKVKHKKYGLIMAMKQIRLEVKPHIKKQIIRELKVLHECNFAHIVGFYGAFCSQGEICICMEYMDGGSLDLIMKKAGRIPESMISTITCAVLKGLTYLRDKHAIMHRDVKPSNILVNSAGEIKLCDFGVSGQLIDSMAHSFVGTRSYMSPERLQGSHYSVQSDIWSLGVSLVEMAIGMYPIPPPDDKLLASIFGPEWVLHAGENPPVTVSSESTSTPPPRPPTRRSTQAPKPLAVFELLELIVNEPPPRLPAGLFSNAFIDFIDRCLKRNPNDRADLKTLTNHEWIKKAESENVDFAGWVCRTMNLQPSTPTHLSTVQS, encoded by the exons GAACTTAACATTGCCACCTGGTTCGATAGAACCGGTGCCAGAAGcgtcaccgtcgccgccggTTCCGTCCCTACCAGCGTACCCGGAACCAGCAGAGATGCCCGA cggTATGAGAGACACGTTAAGCATAGAGATCCTCCAAGCAAGGCTGGAGGATCTGGAAATGGACGACGAACAAAAGAAACGATTAGAGAGTTTTTTGGGACAGAAGGAAAAAGTTGGTGAATTGTCTGGTGAGGATTTTGAAAAGCTAGGTGAATTAGGTTCTGGTAATGGCGGTGTTGTCACAAAAgtcaaacataaaaaatatggTCTTATAATGGCAATGAAG caaatACGTTTGGAAGTGAAACCACACATTAAGAAGCAAATAATTAGAGAATTAAAAGTTCTTCACGAGTGTAACTTTGCACACATAGTTGGATTTTATGGTGCATTTTGCAG TCAAGGGGAAATTTGTATATGTATGGAATATATGGATGGTGGATCGTTAGACCTAATAATGAAAAAAGCAGGACGAATTCCGGAATCCATGATAAGTACAATCACGTGTGCT GTACTAAAAGGTTTAACTTACTTGCGAGATAAACATGCCATTATGCACCGGGACGTAAAGCCGAGCAATATTTTGGTGAATAGCGCGGGCGAAATCAAGCTTTGCGACTTCGGCGTTTCCGGGCAACTGATTGATTCAATGGCTCATTCGTTTGTCGGAACACGAAGTTATATGTCG CCAGAAAGACTCCAGGGATCACATTATTCGGTGCAGAGCGATATTTGGTCGCTCGGAGTGTCGCTCGTAGAAATGGCAATCGGAATGTATCCTATACCACCCCCGGACGACAAACTGTTAGCTTCTATATTCGGCCCGGAATGGGTGTTACATGCCGGGGAGAATCCACCGGTGACGGTCAGCAGCGAATCTACATCTACGCCGCCTCCACGACCACCAACGAGACGTA GTACGCAGGCCCCCAAACCCTTGGCGGTATTCGAGCTGTTAGAATTAATAGTTAACGAACCACCGCCAAGACTGCCAGCCGGATTATTCAGCAACGCTTTCATAGATTTCATCGATCGGTGTTTAAAGAGAAATCCAAACGACAGAGCAGACTTGAAAACATTAACG aatCATGAGTGGATAAAAAAAGCTGAATCCGAGAACGTAGACTTCGCTGGATGGGTATGCCGCACAATGAACCTGCAACCGTCTACGCCAACGCACTTATCAACTGTGCAGTCCTGA
- the Dsor1 gene encoding dual specificity mitogen-activated protein kinase kinase dSOR1 isoform X1 → MSKNKLNLTLPPGSIEPVPEASPSPPVPSLPAYPEPAEMPDGMRDTLSIEILQARLEDLEMDDEQKKRLESFLGQKEKVGELSGEDFEKLGELGSGNGGVVTKVKHKKYGLIMAMKQIRLEVKPHIKKQIIRELKVLHECNFAHIVGFYGAFCRSICFSQGEICICMEYMDGGSLDLIMKKAGRIPESMISTITCAVLKGLTYLRDKHAIMHRDVKPSNILVNSAGEIKLCDFGVSGQLIDSMAHSFVGTRSYMSPERLQGSHYSVQSDIWSLGVSLVEMAIGMYPIPPPDDKLLASIFGPEWVLHAGENPPVTVSSESTSTPPPRPPTRRSTQAPKPLAVFELLELIVNEPPPRLPAGLFSNAFIDFIDRCLKRNPNDRADLKTLTNHEWIKKAESENVDFAGWVCRTMNLQPSTPTHLSTVQS, encoded by the exons GAACTTAACATTGCCACCTGGTTCGATAGAACCGGTGCCAGAAGcgtcaccgtcgccgccggTTCCGTCCCTACCAGCGTACCCGGAACCAGCAGAGATGCCCGA cggTATGAGAGACACGTTAAGCATAGAGATCCTCCAAGCAAGGCTGGAGGATCTGGAAATGGACGACGAACAAAAGAAACGATTAGAGAGTTTTTTGGGACAGAAGGAAAAAGTTGGTGAATTGTCTGGTGAGGATTTTGAAAAGCTAGGTGAATTAGGTTCTGGTAATGGCGGTGTTGTCACAAAAgtcaaacataaaaaatatggTCTTATAATGGCAATGAAG caaatACGTTTGGAAGTGAAACCACACATTAAGAAGCAAATAATTAGAGAATTAAAAGTTCTTCACGAGTGTAACTTTGCACACATAGTTGGATTTTATGGTGCATTTTGCAG ATCCATTTGTTTTAGTCAAGGGGAAATTTGTATATGTATGGAATATATGGATGGTGGATCGTTAGACCTAATAATGAAAAAAGCAGGACGAATTCCGGAATCCATGATAAGTACAATCACGTGTGCT GTACTAAAAGGTTTAACTTACTTGCGAGATAAACATGCCATTATGCACCGGGACGTAAAGCCGAGCAATATTTTGGTGAATAGCGCGGGCGAAATCAAGCTTTGCGACTTCGGCGTTTCCGGGCAACTGATTGATTCAATGGCTCATTCGTTTGTCGGAACACGAAGTTATATGTCG CCAGAAAGACTCCAGGGATCACATTATTCGGTGCAGAGCGATATTTGGTCGCTCGGAGTGTCGCTCGTAGAAATGGCAATCGGAATGTATCCTATACCACCCCCGGACGACAAACTGTTAGCTTCTATATTCGGCCCGGAATGGGTGTTACATGCCGGGGAGAATCCACCGGTGACGGTCAGCAGCGAATCTACATCTACGCCGCCTCCACGACCACCAACGAGACGTA GTACGCAGGCCCCCAAACCCTTGGCGGTATTCGAGCTGTTAGAATTAATAGTTAACGAACCACCGCCAAGACTGCCAGCCGGATTATTCAGCAACGCTTTCATAGATTTCATCGATCGGTGTTTAAAGAGAAATCCAAACGACAGAGCAGACTTGAAAACATTAACG aatCATGAGTGGATAAAAAAAGCTGAATCCGAGAACGTAGACTTCGCTGGATGGGTATGCCGCACAATGAACCTGCAACCGTCTACGCCAACGCACTTATCAACTGTGCAGTCCTGA
- the Ras85d gene encoding ras-like protein 1, whose product MTEYKLVVVGAGGVGKSALTIQLIQNHFVDEYDPTIEDSYRKQVVIDGETCLLDILDTAGQEEYSAMRDQYMRTGEGFLLVFAVNSAKSFEDIGTYREQIKRVKDAEEVPMVLVGNKCDLQQAWAVNMTQAREVARQYGVPFVETSAKTRMGVDDAFYTLVREIRKDKERTGKPPGSSGHKKRRCCIL is encoded by the exons ATGACGGAATACAAGCTTGTGGTAGTTGGAGCTGGAGGTGTTGGAAAATCAGCTCTCACCATCCAACTAATACAAAATCATTTTGTCGACGAATATGACCCTACCATTGAAGATTCATATCGAAAACAA GTGGTGATCGATGGTGAAACGTGCCTTCTAGATATATTAGATACAGCTGGACAAGAGGAATATAGTGCAATGAGAGATCAGTACATGAGAACAGGAGAAGGATTCTTATTAGTGTTTGCCGTAAATTCGGCTAAAAGTTTCGAG GACATTGGGACATATAGGGAACAAATAAAACGAGTAAAAGATGCGGAAGAAGTACCGATGGTGCTAGTGGGAAATAAGTGCGATCTTCAGCAAGCTTGGGCAGTAAATATGACTCAAGCGAGAGAAGTCGCGCGACAGTACGGTGTGCCATTTGTAGAAACGTCTGCGAAAACGAGAATGGGCGTAGATGATGCATTTTATACTTTG GTCAGGGAAAttcgaaaagataaagaaCGCACAGGTAAACCACCTGGTAGTAGCGGGCACAAAAAACGTCGATgctgtattttataa
- the Vap gene encoding ras GTPase-activating protein 1 → MAEFVRGGPSVSNSAKLELSSKGGSPSTGSEDGGQNESLNAENEFDPFLENIPDDIQDTEEPDSANATLLTAPPENQWYHGRLDRFTAEERLWDASKMGSYLVRESDRKPGSYVLSYLGRTGINHFRITAVCGDYYIGGRQFNSLSDLVAYYTHCSDLLKRERLIHPTPPPEPVNDKKRIVAILPYTKMPDTDELSFQKGDIFFVHNDMGDGWLWVTAHRTGEQGLIFRELVEDLDDSIDPNTVFSWFHPNVTKSEAVDMLVKAGPGSFLVRPSDNSPGDYSLFFHINNQIQRFRIEKKGVRYLMGGRTFECLDAVINRYRKEQIVEGHTLVQPMVTEPDGSVRVNREVQHAEKIYATLRECREQSGAKKNKGIKMQGYLEKKSEKNKKWKALYFVLLVDATDTHLYLYDNPKRTKPKGLIDLSCAYLYQVHESVFDRPHCFQLVERALPCLATITYLAAPNSENALDWINALKPLCVSQLTRAPKVARLRELRSLHLHILDAHRLPYKLVPNPFIIVALNNVKVARTKVKTGLHPLWDEEFILEDVPPDVMSFSLTLYNKGKRSKDTEIADVTVELTSLTNGEEMDEWYPLSGVTPIGEWGALRLRIRYRHDLAMPPEEYSPLQQLLLDPELHVVKALADVCHLDRVPLANSLLRIFRYERKEAELLRSLNQAEVEKEDETPTLFRAASLTTTLMDLYMKSVCTSFLKAALRDTIVKLIESKQSCELNPTKMDSPEDACNNAEFLLQVLDEVTLSIFTSPDACPRTLRYICGCLQRAVVAKWPHERLVRTRVVSGFIFLRLLCPAILNPRSFNLIAEPPPPSAARSLVMVAKCLQNLANLVEFGGKEPYMEVVNPFILKNKERMVVFLDQLSNVAEKPEPSEATDPRTKSVSDTARDLATLHHICVSHLKELQVLSKTQPTIKQLVTVTEMLSKHKQKYMEMIR, encoded by the exons ATGGCGGAGTTCGTACGCGGCGGGCCAAGCGTGTCCAACAGTGCCAAG TTGGAGCTTAGCAGCAAAGGTGGATCTCCTAGTACAGGAAGTGAGGATGGTGGTCAAAACGAATCGTTGAATGCAGAAAATGAATTTGACCCCTTTCTTGAAAATATACCGGATGATATACAGGATACGGAAGAACCCGATAGTGCAAATGCTACTTTGTTAACGGCGCCACCGGAAAATCA ATGGTATCACGGTCGATTAGATAGATTTACAGCAGAGGAAAGATTGTGGGATGCAAGTAAAATGGGTAGTTATTTAGTTCGCGAAAGCGATAGAAAACCAGGAAGCTATGTCTTGTCTTACTTGGGAAGGACTGGAATTAACCATTTCCGAATTACAGCTGTCTGTGGAGATTATTACATTG GTGGCCGTCAGTTTAATAGTCTATCAGATTTGGTCGCGTATTATACGCATTGTTCGGATCTcttaaagagagaaagacttATACATCCCACACCACCCCCGGAGCCAGTAAACGATAAGAAACGAATTGTCGCGATACTGCCATATACGAAAATGCCGGATACCGACGAATTGAGCTTTCAAaaaggagatatattttttgtgcATAATGATATGGGCGATGGATGGCTGTGGGTCACAGCTCACAGAACTGGCGAACAGGgtttaatatttcgcgaattagTTGAGGATCTTGACGACTCTATAGATCCTAACACAGTGTTTTCTTGGTTTCATCCTAATGTTACCAAAAGTGAAGCAGTTGATATGCTAGTAAAAGCAGGACCTGGAAGTTTCCTA GTTAGACCTTCGGACAATAGCCCGGGAGATTactcacttttttttcatataaacaATCAAATACAAAGATTCAGAATCGAGAAAAAAGGAGTACGATATCTTATGGGAGGTAGAACGTTTGAATGCCTTGACGCTGTAATCAAcag ATATCGAAAGGAACAAATTGTGGAAGGACATACTTTAGTTCAACCAATGGTAACTGAACCTGACGGCAGTGTTAGAGTAAATAGAGAAGTTCAACATGCCGAGAAAATATATGCGACTTTAAGAGAATGTCGCGAACAGTCGGGAgcgaaaaagaataaagggaTTAAAATGCAAGGATATTTGGAAAAGAAGtcggagaaaaataaaaagtggaaaGCCCTATATTTCGTTTTGTTGGTGGATGCTACCGATACACatctttatttatatgatAACCCCAAGAGGACCAAACCAAAAGGTCTTATTGACTTGAGTTGTGCTTATTTATACCAG GTCCACGAAAGTGTGTTTGATAGGCCTCATTGTTTTCAATTAGTTGAACGTGCTTTACCATGTTTGGCCACTATAACTTATTTGGCTGCCCCAAATTCCGAAAACGCATTAGACTGGATTAATGCCTTGAAACCATTATGTGTATCACAACTTACCCGTGCTCCGAAAGTCGCCCGCCTTCGTGAATTACGTTCATTGCATCTGCATATTTTAGACGCACATAGACTTCCGTATAAACTAGTTCCAAATCCGTTTATAATAGTGGCTTTAAATAACGTTAAAGTCGCTCGCACAAAGGTTAAAACCGGATTACATCCGCTCTGGGATGAAGAATTCATTCTAGA AGATGTGCCGCCAGATGTTATGTCTTTCTCGCTTACTTTATACAATAAGGGCAAGCGTAGCAAAGATACGGAAATTGCTGATGTAACAGTTGAGTTGACGAGCTTAACTAACGGGGAAGAAATGGACGAATGGTATCCGTTATCGGGAGTAACGCCAATCGGAGAATGGGGCGCATTGCGTTTACGTATacg ATACCGACATGACTTAGCTATGCCTCCGGAGGAGTACAGCCCTCTTCAACAATTACTGTTGGATCCAGAACTGCATGTTGTCAAAGCATTAGCCGACGTATGCCACTTAGATAGAGTACCCTTGGCAAATAGTCTTCTTAGAATTTTTag gtatgaaagaaaagaagcggAGTTATTGCGATCATTAAATCAAGCTGAA GTTGAAAAAGAAGATGAAACACCAACTCTGTTTAGAGCTGCCAGTCTTACTACAACGTTAATGGATTTATATATGAAATCTGTTTGTACTTCGTTTTTGAAGGCTGCTTTGCGTGATACGATCGtcaaattaattgaaagcAAACAAAGTTGCGAGTTGAATCCAACGAAAATGGATTCTCCCGAAGACGCGTGCAATAAtgctgaatttttattacaa GTGTTAGATGAAGTTACATTAAGTATCTTTACAAGCCCTGACGCTTGTCCAAGAACTCTCAGATATATTTGCGGATGCTTACAAAGAGCAGTCGTTGCCAAGTGGCCACATGAAAGACTAGTCAGAACGCGGGTTGTTAGTGGATTTATATTTCTACGCCTTCTCTGCCCTGCCATATTAAATCCTAgatcgtttaatttaatagctGAGCCTCCACCTCCATCTGCTGCAAG ATCATTAGTCATGGTGGCAAAGTGTCTACAAAATCTCGCTAATTTAGTTGAGTTTGGTGGGAAAGAACCGTACATGGAAGTTGTAAACCCATTTATACTCAAAAATAAAGAGCGAATGGTCGTGTTCCTTGACCAGCTATCt AATGTTGCTGAAAAACCAGAGCCATCAGAAGCTACGGATCCAAGAACTAAAAGTGTATCAGATACTGCGAGAGATTTAGCAACGTTGCATCATATCTGCGTTTCACATTTGAAGGAACTTCAAGTATTATCAAAGACACAG CCGACAATTAAACAACTGGTAACGGTGACTGAAATGTTAAGCAAACATAAGCAGAAGTATATGGAAATGATACGGTAG
- the LOC139111752 gene encoding sodium/potassium-transporting ATPase subunit alpha, giving the protein MQNTLKAQQTTGHISTTHKKKLSKREIEELHQELETDDHIIDLEKLYERLSTNGETGLTSDQVRKIIERDGPNALSPAKVTPEYIKFLKCMFHGFASLLWVCSILCFLLYAFTYFTHEAEAGIAWLGFIIISICIFSGIFAYIQETKNIKVMESFKKMVPTFANVIRDGAKLRLGTEELVVGDLVEVRMGDKIPADIRIIECHGLRVENSSITGESEPVTRTNYPTDQNPLESANVAFSTSFAVAGYGKGIVIATGDRTMIGRLAGLTSHLTKIETPIAKEIRHFVEIVTIVAMLCGIVFFGLSLLLEPNIVRAFTYLLGIIIANVPEVLLVTVTTVLTLTAQKMATKNCLIKNLEAVETLGSTSVICSDKTGTLTQNKMSVSNLWFGHTRYNFPPGERIGVERDLLLEKPAFTVMLRAATLCLRAEFIAESFMLAPIEEREIIGDASETGILKFCEHIHQTQKYREAHPKVAEIPFSSTIRCQMSIHRNEIHDGYTMILKGAPEVILDKCVTILTSDGKTKEMTIVDHSISRQACTELGYLGERVLAYCDLHLPASVYGVNYKFNTDSPASYNFPVKGYRFVGFISMQDPPRPGVPEAVHKCRTAGIKVIMVTGDHPVTAMAIAKKVGIISEGHECVYERAILQNKSYSQVINSQLVDASNAIVITGAELRNIDASDLDNVIRRYEEIVFARTSPQQKLLIVESCQRLGEIVAVTGDGVNDSPALRKADIGVAMGIAGSDVAKNAADMILMDDNFASIVTGIEEGRLIFDNLKKSIAYTMTSSVPEMLPMLSSLILGIPLPLVIELVICIDVGTDLVPAIALAYEKAESDIMRRPPRNPQYDKLVNKRLISITYGQIGMTQALAGFCTYFVVLMANGFMPDRLLGLRIEWENPSINDLQDSWGQTWNYENRMNLLNEAQSGYFLSIVITQMIDLIMCKTRRNSIFQQGMDNWFVNFSFVFEFLLTGALLYIPGTEYVLKTMPLNAFYYWPCLFLGAFLWIYDELRRLCIRHFPGGIMERETYY; this is encoded by the coding sequence ATGCAGAATACTTTGAAGGCGCAGCAAACAACGGGTCACATATCCACCacgcacaaaaaaaaactgagcAAACGGGAAATAGAAGAGTTACATCAAGAATTGGAGACTGACGACCACATAATAGATTTGGAAAAGTTGTACGAAAGACTGAGCACAAATGGAGAGACAGGCCTGACAAGCGACCAGGTACGCAAAATAATTGAACGAGACGGACCGAATGCCTTGTCACCGGCCAAAGTTACTCcagaatacattaaatttctGAAATGTATGTTCCATGGATTCGCTTCACTACTCTGGGTCTGTTCTATTTTATGCTTTCTCCTGTACGCTTTCACTTATTTTACGCACGAAGCCGAGGCTGGCATCGCATGGCTAGGCTTCATCATTATTTCGATATGCATATTCTCTGGGATATTTGCCTATATACAAGAGACGAAGAACATCAAGGTGATGGAATCTTTCAAGAAAATGGTGCCCACTTTTGCCAATGTGATTCGCGACGGAGCAAAGTTACGTTTAGGCACCGAGGAGCTGGTTGTAGGCGACCTAGTGGAGGTACGCATGGGTGACAAGATTCCAGCCGACATCAGAATAATCGAATGTCACGGCCTCAGAGTCGAGAATTCAAGCATTACTGGCGAGAGCGAGCCGGTGACACGCACCAATTATCCCACCGATCAAAATCCTCTCGAGTCCGCGAATGTAGCCTTCTCCACGTCGTTCGCTGTGGCAGGCTACGGTAAAGGAATCGTGATCGCTACAGGAGATCGTACGATGATAGGCCGTCTGGCCGGCCTCACGTCGCATCTCACGAAGATAGAGACGCCAATCGCTAAGGAAATCAGACATTTCGTTGAGATTGTTACAATTGTAGCAATGCTGTGCGGTATAGTGTTCTTCGGCTTGTCACTGCTGCTCGAGCCTAATATCGTACGAGCGTTTACTTATCTGCTCGGTATAATTATTGCCAATGTGCCTGAAGTGCTACTGGTAACGGTAACGACAGTCTTGACGCTAACGGCCCAGAAAATGGCGACAAAAAACTGCTTGATAAAAAATCTGGAAGCAGTCGAAACACTAGGCTCGACATCGGTGATTTGCTCGGACAAGACGGGCACGCTCACGCAGAACAAAATGTCCGTGTCTAATTTGTGGTTCGGCCACACCAGATATAACTTTCCGCCTGGCGAGAGAATTGGCGTCGAGAGAGACCTGCTACTGGAGAAGCCGGCTTTCACCGTGATGTTACGTGCTGCTACTCTCTGTTTGCGTGCCGAATTTATTGCCGAATCATTCATGTTGGCCCCCATCGAAGAGCGCGAAATCATCGGCGACGCATCCGAGACTGGTATCCTTAAGTTTTGCGAGCACATCCATCAAACGCAGAAGTATCGTGAGGCTCATCCGAAAGTCGCCGAGATACCCTTCAGCTCTACAATCAGATGTCAGATGTCAATACATCGAAACGAAATTCACGATGGCTACACAATGATATTAAAGGGTGCTCCAGAAGTGATCCTGGACAAGTGCGTAACGATACTGACGTCAGACGGGAAGACGAAAGAGATGACTATCGTCGATCATTCGATATCTCGCCAAGCCTGCACGGAGTTGGGCTACCTTGGTGAACGTGTTCTAGCGTACTGCGATCTGCATCTACCTGCAAGCGTATACGGAGTAAATTACAAGTTCAACACCGACTCGCCTGCATCCTACAATTTTCCCGTCAAAGGATACAGATTCGTCGGATTTATAAGTATGCAAGATCCTCCGAGGCCTGGCGTTCCCGAGGCGGTGCATAAGTGCCGTACAGCTGGTATTAAAGTGATCATGGTGACGGGTGATCATCCCGTGACGGCGATGGCAATCGCCAAAAAAGTCGGTATCATAAGCGAAGGCCACGAATGCGTTTACGAGCGTGCGATCCTGCAAAACAAGTCTTATTCACAAGTGATTAATTCGCAACTCGTCGATGCTAGCAACGCGATCGTTATCACTGGTGCCGAATTAAGAAACATAGACGCGAGTGATCTCGATAATGTTATACGACGTTATGAGGAGATTGTATTTGCGAGGACATCACCGCAGCAAAAGCTGCTGATTGTCGAGAGCTGCCAACGACTAGGAGAGATCGTCGCAGTGACTGGCGACGGCGTTAATGATTCACCGGCATTGCGGAAGGCTGACATAGGAGTGGCAATGGGAATTGCCGGCTCTGACGTTGCCAAGAACGCCGCAGATATGATACTCATGGACGACAACTTCGCGTCGATCGTGACCGGTATCGAGGAAGGCCGCTTAATATtcgacaatttaaaaaaatcaatcgcaTACACGATGACTTCGAGCGTGCCGGAAATGTTGCCAATGTTGAGCAGTTTGATACTCGGAATTCCTTTACCGTTGGTCATCGAACTCGTCATCTGCATCGACGTCGGTACCGACCTCGTTCCCGCGATCGCTCTCGCTTACGAAAAGGCAGAGTCCGATATAATGCGCCGACCGCCTAGAAATCCTCAATACGATAAACTTGTGAATAAGCGTTTGATATCCATCACTTATGGCCAGATAGGAATGACACAGGCATTAGCTGGATTTTGCACTTATTTTGTGGTGCTTATGGCGAATGGTTTTATGCCCGATCGTCTGTTGGGCTTACGAATAGAATGGGAGAATCCGTCTATCAATGATTTACAAGATTCCTGGGGCCAAACGTGGAATTACGAAAATAGAATGAATCTCTTGAACGAGGCGCAAAGCGGATACTTTCTTTCCATTGTTATCACGCAAATGATAGATTTGATCATGTGTAAAACTAGGCGTAACTCCATCTTTCAACAAGGAATGGACAATTGGTTCGtcaatttttccttcgtttttgAATTTCTCCTAACGGGAGCGTTGCTCTATATTCCTGGCACGGAATACGTATTGAAAACTATGCCACTTAATGCTTTTTATTACTGGCCTTGTCTGTTTTTAGGTGCATTTCTTTGGATTTACGACGAATTGAGACGATTATGCATTCGTCATTTTCCGGGTGGAATTATGGAGAGAGAAACGTATTATTAA
- the LOC139111757 gene encoding putative RNA-binding protein EEED8.10 produces MDDTLELNYAQVLRHISAAVSDDFICAAMIDGVPIRKLFISNLAERTTFKDLTNYFSTYGNVDSCYLRRNQGKSNYAFVTFSKVEDAISAMYAGNKRRIRLHNRYLRVMAADSWHQPDSIEQKFCATGKETDKPSEKKSTMEEEQDLQNESENVSIHILNDDCLRHIFRFLPIIDRVRIEIVCKRWRDLSQDSWHMMKTLDLSPSTWGFTHTHSINTALLRKILLKCGKFLTGINLNDPSHYLGQSTLTIIGKLCPNLTNVDITALTVCASGIRTLASNCKNITKFYFGPSTYCCDNELKYLFKQNENLEYLGITRNNIGGKCLLCLSPKTMHTIILDRCDYLQDNPLSIALKSLENLRHLTINDCVGIATHTMETIGKHCQNLKTLEFSGDFPSAQTADMFHLTHLVNLQVLKLTHNFKVSDEFLAHLVQHCQQLTNVDITGCFNVSDVGLTAIATLSKLEKLVISYIHEITDDGLKNVCGLKELECRKCSFSDRGVMALIMTSPQLQLLDISGCKNIQYATLRAANSVCSTRTNNIVLKIVVGGTAMKESIIKEITQDSPLLHIVNVDLSDISSASEICLLDDLDSWYDGNSDYTDFSDYIEFSDFLDEEFKDYYMHNPTNYCKDD; encoded by the exons ATGGACGATACTCTGGAGCTTAATTACGCCCAAGTACTTCGACACATAAGCGCAGCTGTGTCCGACG ATTTTATATGCGCGGCAATGATTGACGGCGTACCGatacgaaaattattcatcAGCAATTTGGCTGAAAGG ACAACTTTCAAGGACCTGACTAACTACTTCTCTACATATGGAAACGTTGATAGTTGTTACTTACGCAGAAATCAAGGAAAAAGTAACTATGCGTTTGTTACATTTTCTAAAGTGGAAGATGCAATAAG CGCGATGTATGCTGGAAACAAAAGACGAATAAGATTGCACAACAGATATTTAAGAGTAATGGCTGCAGACTCTTGGCATCAACCTGACAGTATAGAACAAAAGTTTTGTGCAACGGGAAAAGAGACCGACAAGCCTTCTGAAAAAAAGTCTACTATGGAAGAAGAACAAGATCTGCAAAATGAATCTGAAAATGTATCTATACACATACTGAATGACGATTGCTTGAGACATATCTTCAGATTTTTGCCAATTATAGACCGAGTTCGTATAGAAATAG TTTGTAAACGCTGGAGAGATTTAAGCCAAGATTCCTGGCATATGATGAAGACATTAGACCTTTCACCTTCTACATGGGGTTTTACACACACTCATTCAATTAATACAGCTTTACTTCGTAAAATATTGCTTAAATGTGGCAAATTCTTGACGGGAATAAATTTGAATGATCCAAGTCATTACTTAGGCCAAAGCACACTGACTATTATTGGAAAGTTATGTCCTAATCTTACAAATGTCGATATTACTGCATTAACAGTTTGTGCGTCGGGTATACGTACGTTAGCAAGtaactgtaaaaatataactaaGTTCTATTTTGGGCCGTCTACGTACTGTTGTGATAACGAATTAAAGTATCTCTTTAAGCAAAATGAAAACTTGGAATATCTCGGAATAACTAGAAACAATATTGGGGGCAAATGCTTATTATGCTTGTCACCAAAAACTATGCATACTATTATTTTAGACCGTTGCGATTATCTTCAGGATAATCCTCTTTCAATA GCACTTAAAAGTCTTGAAAATTTGAGACATCTCACAATAAACGATTGTGTCGGCATAGCTACACACACGATGGAAACTATTGGCAAGCATtgccaaaatttaaaaacgttgGAATTCAGTGGAGACTTTCCTTCCGCACAAACGGCAGATATGTTTCATTTGACTCATCTCGTCAATCTGCAAGTCTTGAAACTTACgcataattttaaagtgtCAGATGAGTTTCTTGCCCATTTAGTACAACATTGTCAGCAGCTTACTAACGTGGACATTACag GTTGTTTCAACGTGAGTGATGTTGGATTAACGGCTATTGCTACATTatcaaaattagaaaaattagttATCAGTTATATACATGAAATTACTGATGATGGCTTAAAAAATGTGTGTGGCTTAAAAGAATTGGAGTGCCGAAAATGTTCATTTAGCGATCGAGGTGTGATGGCGCTTATTATGACTTCGCCTCAGTTACAGTTGTTAGATATCTCTGGTTGTAAGAATATCCAATATGCAACTCTTCGCGCTGCTAATAGTGTTTGCAGCACTCGAACTAACAatatagtattaaaaatagtCGTTGGGGGAACAGCAATGAAAGAATccattataaaagaaataactcAAGATAGTCCGCTATTGCATATAGTTAACGTTGATTTGTCCGATATTAGTAGTGCGTCGGAAATATGTTTATTAGATGATTTGGATTCTTGGTACGATGGAAATTCAGATTATACAGATTTTTCCGATTATATAGAATTTTCAGACTTTTTAGACGAGGAATTCAAAGACTATTACATGCATAATCCAACAAATTATTGTAAAGACGATTAA